A region from the Variovorax sp. RKNM96 genome encodes:
- a CDS encoding helix-turn-helix domain-containing protein — protein MPGQDKSASGVGGVTGQHRERVPQPGLQTHFQCIWTSVLPDSHTGDVAIVPDGCVDLIWRAGRLWVAGPDVVAARPVLPPGARVLGARFQPGAARHWLGLPLSEIVGQSVELADLRGIWARDFASRMEEAESVARQAQVFQDLLMTMPQPFGGPDKNASAIFRLAALPSRDEGSVAASMRERLGISERTLLRHCRDHFGYGPKTLERILRFQHFLSVARGAQDAGLAMLAIDAGYADQSHLAREVKALCGMTASALLHHIHHPAGAAD, from the coding sequence ATGCCCGGACAAGATAAGAGCGCATCAGGCGTCGGGGGCGTCACAGGGCAGCACCGGGAGCGTGTTCCTCAGCCCGGGTTGCAGACCCATTTCCAATGCATCTGGACAAGCGTTCTGCCGGACTCGCATACCGGGGATGTCGCCATCGTGCCGGACGGGTGCGTCGATCTGATCTGGCGAGCCGGTCGACTGTGGGTCGCCGGACCCGATGTCGTTGCCGCCCGCCCCGTCCTGCCACCCGGTGCGCGCGTGCTCGGCGCGCGGTTCCAGCCCGGCGCGGCGCGCCATTGGCTGGGTCTGCCGCTGTCGGAAATCGTGGGTCAATCCGTCGAACTGGCCGACCTGCGGGGAATCTGGGCCAGAGACTTCGCGAGCCGCATGGAAGAGGCGGAATCCGTTGCGCGACAGGCGCAGGTGTTTCAGGACCTGTTGATGACAATGCCACAGCCGTTCGGCGGGCCGGACAAGAATGCCTCGGCGATCTTCCGCCTTGCAGCGTTGCCATCGCGAGACGAGGGCTCGGTCGCAGCCAGCATGCGCGAGCGACTGGGCATCAGCGAACGCACGTTGCTGCGCCATTGCCGCGATCATTTCGGCTATGGGCCCAAGACACTGGAGCGCATCCTGCGCTTCCAACACTTCCTGTCCGTGGCCCGCGGGGCCCAAGACGCCGGTCTCGCCATGCTGGCGATCGATGCCGGCTACGCCGACCAGTCCCATCTCGCCCGTGAGGTCAAGGCACTCTGCGGCATGACCGCTTCAGCCTTGCTGCACCACATCCATCATCCAGCGGGTGCTGCCGACTGA
- a CDS encoding VOC family protein: MATKSRDRQIDNIEFNVADIARSKAFYGSAFDWTFTDYGPTYSEFSDGRLTGGFTTGEAVRPGGPLVILYADDLAETQLRVEAAGATITRPVFAFPGGRRFHFRDPDGYELAVWSVP; encoded by the coding sequence ATGGCAACCAAGAGCCGAGACCGGCAAATCGACAACATCGAGTTCAACGTCGCCGACATCGCGCGCAGCAAGGCGTTCTACGGTTCGGCATTCGACTGGACTTTCACCGACTACGGACCGACGTACAGCGAGTTCAGCGACGGCCGGCTGACCGGTGGATTCACCACGGGTGAAGCCGTGCGCCCAGGCGGGCCATTGGTCATCCTTTATGCGGATGATCTCGCCGAGACGCAGTTGCGCGTCGAAGCGGCGGGCGCCACGATCACTCGACCGGTCTTTGCCTTCCCGGGCGGGCGCCGCTTCCATTTTCGGGATCCGGACGGGTACGAGCTGGCGGTCTGGTCGGTGCCATAA